The sequence ATTTATTATAGTGCCTACACCGTATCAGTTCTGCACAAACACTCTGACTATTCAGCTGTCTTCAGAGGTGAATGGCACATTCACCTTTCATTGAGAGCTGGTATTTTAATGCTAAGAACTGAAAGAGCAAGAAGAccacatccaaaaaaaaaaaaggctttaggCACCTAAAGCAGAACTTTGGATAGGCACTTCAAACATCCATCTGACTTGGGATCCTACAAACTCTGGTTCTATTTTAGCATATTAGGTCCAAAAATTTGTTTTATTACCTAGCTTAGTATCTACCTAAGCCTGACTGAGATGTAGAAATTAGACATTCCTGAATTAATGGGTGAAGAGCTTCACCTTCActctcaaaataaaacaaaaaatgaaattaaaaggcCACAAGCACTACTTTTCCACACCCCCTGTATTATACAGCAAGGAGACGTGGCCATGTGTGGCAAGGCTACTCATGGCTACAACTGCCTGGTGGTTACAGTACCCACCCAGAAATACAATATCCAACAATaacttttccttccctcctaGAAAGGATTCAAATATTCTCATCTCATTTCCTTAATGACCAGGATATCACCTCTTTCAGACAGTGTCAGTTGTTACTAACATCATGCTTGGATACTGTTTAAACAATAATTCAAGATCCACTTGCCAGAGAGAGAATAAATGGGGAGCACAACTTTGGAGCCCGGTGACAGGCACTTGCACAGGAAAGGAAGAACTGTTCCTTGAATAGTTTCTACATTTTACAAGAAATTAATATTACTTGGCTATGCACACAAGAAGGCCCAATGAAATCAACTGTATCATCCAGCAGCTTGCTTCGTTTTAAGCATGCTTTTGAAAGCTTGGCTAAAGTGAGGCTGGTGAGCATTATAGGTCATTCAGCACCTCACAGGGGCTGAATTATCAATTTACACCCTTAGGAGACTCTAAGGCCAAGAAGGCAGAAGCTTCCATCTTAATCTTCTGCAAAACGACTGTTAACCACGACCAAGAAATAGGAGGAACTTCTGTACTATTTGTATAAATGGCACAGCAACTTTCGAATAAAATATTGGATTtggaagaaaattatctctatGATAATTCAACCACCACCATGCATTTGTCCTCCCATTACTGGTTAGAATTATGCAAACAGGACAGAGAAATTCAAGTGTTTGGGGataatattgtttttttctttttaaccagcAATTTTCTCTAACTGGTGTTTGAAACCATTTGCGGATAAATCACTActttaaaagctatttaaatcagataaattattttctatacaTAGAAATAGGTGAATCAACATCCTCTAACCTTTTCAAACATCTCTCTCAAAATGGTGGAAAGTGTATTCTCATTTTAACTGATATGATCTAGCTTCACTGAGAATTGATGTGTCACTGTAAAAATAACTCCAAATTACCCATATATTACAGATCTTGCTACTGTACATCACTGGACAAATATCATACAAGATCAGTAGAACTCTGTACAACTAGGTAATTATATGGTGTAAAATGTGAAAATGAGAGAGGTAGCTGGGTGCTTCACCTCATCAGGAACGTCAGTGATTTTGCCAGCAACGTTGGCAATGAATAAAGCATATTCCACCCTGAATATCCTCACTGTCAATCTCAAgcctcttccctgctcctccccaaACTGTAAGGATTCCACCTGGAATTCATTTCTGAAGAATAACAGAAGCGCCCAACAACACCAGCTAATAGGACGGGTCTAGTTATTAAAATAAGTAGCTGCATGCTTAAATTGAATATTTACACTCACATGCAAATTTGTTGAGATGCACCAAAAATGATGAAGAAATGCTGAGAAtttaggaaaatgtttttctgtatgtggagagaagaaaaatgtaaacatacTGATCAACTGCTGTGTAAAAAACAGGACATGTGAAACCTAAACAAACATCAGCttcatttttcatcaaaaaaaataGGCCCCTCAGTtctaacagttaaaaaaatacaaaaggtcAAGTGTGTCTATTACAGCTTTAAAACACTAGCAGAAGTACGCTATGGCACCCTACATACCACTTACATTTGTATTTCTCCCCTcaaaaaattagaaaactaaAATACGAAAAGAGAACTGGTAACGCCacataaaaatatatctttttagcTGCAAATGCAGTGAGtctataaaaaaaatttatatacaaGAACTGCTTAATTGCAATGTCATTCTTCCATCATTGCCCAAGCCTCTTCTGCTTTTTGGTAGTACTGGTTTGCCAGTCTGCCTTTCATGGCTTccattgctgcttctgctgcttctgtgtaCAGCTCACCTAGAGGAGAAAATAGTAGCAGTTACGTTAacagagtaaagaaaaaacatctctttatcctgaagcaattaaaaaacaaaaagagaaaccaaAGTCAAACTACAGCGCCAGATGTAGGAGTGTATTTTAATAGTGTCAGCAGAGCTACATCAGCTGGGaatctggcttttgcttttcaagCTGAAAGTTGTGACTGGCTGCTGATGGCTCTTCAATGTATTTGGAAGGACTGGAAATATCACCAGCCTGCAGGATCCTCCAAGGCGACTCTAAGATTTAAGACACCTGACATGCAGATTACACAGCAGCTAAGGCAATGTTGTGTAGGGCCTGGGAGTCATGGGTGTAACTCAAAATACAAGCAGCAACCTGCAGTTCAGTGGCCTCACAGGGAGTGAAGGTTGCTTCCTAGTGACTCAGTGTGTACAGGATTGGACCTGGCATCGCCCACTACCCCCGTCATCTCTAAAATCTCTTCTTTCACTCTTTCCAGCCTTGTATCACCCAGCATCATTACAGCTTCATCCAAAAATCTGCGAGTACTGAACCTGTGCATGTTTTATAACAGCTGAAGCAGGACATGAATTTTTGGGGTACATGGGTCActgtaaaaataacttcaaattaCCCATATATTACAGATCTTGCTACTGTATATCATTGGAGAAATATCATATAAGATCAGTAGATTTTTATACAACTAGgtaaagagggaagggaaagcagGATTACTGATTACAGAAACAAAACGAGGCCTCACCTGATCTCTGTGGATCCTTATTCAGGTGGAACCCTCCCACCATTAACATCTCTGCTTCCCTGGCCAGGAGCAGATACCGaggctcatcctgagtgccatcatatTCACCTCCCTCATCATAGTCGGTCATGTTCAGTGCAGCATTGTACCAGTACAGCGCCTCCTTCCAATCCTGTActctgaagttaaaaatattttttgaagatgGTTACCTCAGGAAACTCATGTTTGCACTGAAGATTCAGAATTCAATTTTGCACTGGCTTCTCAGAGCCCGGATGCTCTCCAAGAAAGCAAATGTTCTTATGGAGGTTCACACTAACTCTGCACTGCAGAATCAGGTCACTATATTAAAATGAGGCTGGGGTCACTTTATGCAGTAATTACAGAGGAGAAAGTATCATACTGAAGTGTCTTGCTGAACTCCAGAGTCTAAGCTTCATTACTAGTTGTATGGTTTTGGTCTGGTATTTATATCTGTGAGGATAACGGATGTAGAAACAATCTGAAGTTGCAGAGAGTCTTTTTTCATAAGTAATTTAAAACCAGTGATTTTCATATGGAGAATGCTCGGTACACTTGAATGAGAAGTTTAgtgttattttaaatttcatcatTGCCAAGAATTTCACTGTTGTGCAAAACAGAAAACTCATGTAAGTAACAAAGACATGCTACaatacaaaagcagaaaaatcactgcCATCGCCAGACTTGGTACTTGAGGAAATTAATATCTGTCCACTTCTAAAACCTCACCtgaagtgctaaaaaaaaaaaaaaaaaaataatcaaaccaaTATACTGTGTAGCCTTCTGGCAAATCACAATCTAGTTCTTAAGTCACAATGCTGCTCCTATCCCTCCTATCAAGATAGAAGCACTGGCCAAATTGAGAGACTTACTGAGGTAAACTTCTTAAAAGTTAAAATCATCCTTAAAAGTAACATCCTCAGCATTAAGAGTACGTTCCTGTGAAATTTCCATTGCTAGTTTTATTATGAGGAGCAGTGAACGACTACAACTGTGACAAATACTTTGTTCATCTCACTGTCTCTTGTCTATAGTCACTTTACGATTTCACCTATTTCTCCTGTTCTACAGCTTATTTCACAGCTTTATTAGAAAAACAACcccactttttttaaaaaatcactacGGAGGAGTGCTTTCAAAAAATCACTACAGAGGAGACATGGCAGTTGTAAAtacttttcacttatttttagGGTACTACATCTCCAGAAGAACTCTTGTGTTCATTTTTTCCACTGATCCCAGGATTTTCAAGTATGCAATTCCAAGTGAAGTCAAAGGGATCTTTATCACCAACTTCAGAGCAAATAAAACTTGACTATCATAGGGCAACCTCAGTATGAGGACTAAACTCAAACATGCAGGTAGATCCCACACACATGCAGGTGTCCAACAGCAGAAACGatctcagattttctttctgtgttgatCTATCATGGCCTAAACCCTGCTTTTATTCATACCTGGGTAAGTCTGAAGTAACTCCAAAACACTACTTCATAGCATCActtcatagaatcgtagaatggtttgggttggaagggacctttaaagatcatctagttccaccccccctgccatgggcagggacaccttccactagcccaggttgctcaaagccccgtccaacctggccttgaacactgccagggagggggcagccacagcctctctgggcaacctgtgccagtgtctcaccaccctcacagtaaagaatttcttccttatatctatctaaatctaccctccttcagcttaaaaccgttacccctcgtcctaccACTATTGACAACCTATCACTACTTATGACCTAACAGCTCTTTATGCGAATTAAAGACATGCAGCAAGTGCTTCTCCCCCTAACCCCCAGTGGAGTACCACCAAGTTGAGTTACTCAGTCATGCGCAGTACCTGTCTGAACCAAGATTTACACCTGTATCATATGCTCTTGCTACGAGAATCATGGAAGGCCGGtctccagcttctgctgctcTCAGCAAGTAATCAAATCCTTTATTTCTGTTCTCCTTCGTATCctagtaaaagaaacaaaacctttaaaatgCGTGTTTCTAAGTAAAACCATCTTTCCCTTCCTCTAACACTAAATGCAGTTTCTCCAAGTCAGTAATGGCTGCAGGCGTTTAGTATGTCTGAGAAACAGGCCCAGCCACAAGAAACTAAGAAGCTGAATAACAACAATCACTTCAAAAACCAAAGGTATGCAATAAGTTACTAGCAAAATCAGGAACAGGTTgcattttttgctgctttgtcCAAGTCATCTATTTTCTCTGAAGAGGCTACAGAACACCTAACTATGGTTATTGTCTTGTCTCCATTTCCTGCTATTCTTATGTTATTTTTACAATGGACCACAATTCTGCATTTTGGCATTTTCTTTGATCTTCGTTTACCTCCAGAGTGACCTCAGAAAGAATGTGATGTGGCAGCTGAGAGCACATGAGTCCTAACCCAACGATTGCTTCCAGCTCCCCACAGTCTGCAGCATGCTCCAGGTGAAACAGGGCTGACTCCTGATCCCATTCCTTGTCTTTCTCACAGAAACGCCCAGCTTCATGATAGCGAACCATGGCCAAATGAACCTAGAACACAATTGCACAGGAAAAGAGACACAAGTATTAAGCATAGATCTGATTCTTCAAAAGCCCTGTGCCTGTACTTTTCTTAGGCACAAAAATACCTCTCTGAGGTGACTACTTAATTGTGTACCTCTGTGACTGAGCAGAGGACTAGTTTGATAATACACAGACTTGGAGCCTGACTTGTACCTGAACAGATTAAACAGGCAAAAAGCAATGATTATACACAGTGCAGCTGCCTCTCCAGTTCTGTGAGCTTAGACACATATAGCTTTATAAACTTGACTACTAGAGATAAAAGACCTAATTCAGCAAGACAGTAGCTGCCACAACATCTTCCCACATCAGTGTGCCCTAAGCAGTGTCCCAGCAGGTTGCCACACCAGAGCACTAGGTCTTAGGGGCGTGTCGCAGCGCATCTGCCAGGGCCTGGGAGAACTTTCAAAGGGAGTTGTAGTTAAAGGCACCCAGCCTGCAACTGCCTAACACACCAGCCTGCAGGGCAAATGGCAGTGACTATGGCTCACAGACTTTTATGTACAGCAAGGACCCTCACAGGAAAGGAATTAACCTGAGGCACAGAAAATCAAGAAGGTTATCCAGGGTAAAAGTTTGTACCACTGAAACCTTTATTGTCAGTGGGGGCAAGATTTCACTCCAAATATGCCATGGGATTTTGAGGGGTTTTCTTCCTCCCGTCCCCAAGGGAAGGGCAGGTTTCTTCTCAAACCAAAAGGTTTGAGAACATCTGAGGATCTCAGGATGTTCAGGAAGATCTACACTGTATGTTCTGAGTGTGGGCTTAAGCCCATACATAAACCCAAACAATTCACATTTGCATTGTCAGGGATAGTCTGGAGTAAAAAGAGTTGGTCCATGCTACCATTTTTCACAAGCCCAGCCTTGCCTATTTGCAAGGTATGTGGGTCAGGCACACCGTATCCATCCCACTGTATCTCCTCTGTGTGATGCCTCTGGAAAGGCAGACGAGCTGACAGGGTCCTTCCCAAAGCAGTCCAGATGTTGCAAGTCCAAAAGCATATGGAATTCAGGGATTCCTGAGCTTAGATGTCCCTTATAAAATATGATTAGGTGATAGAAAGCTATAGATATGTTCTTTATTTTCACCTGCACACATAATTCATGCAGTGCAACACCCCTATGTAAGTAATGAATACaagatgtttttttccagttggaaATAACAAGATTACTAGACCCATCCTACCTTCCCAAGGACCGACTTCccaattttcttttcaagttctAATGCATTgagcctctgaatctcttgggCAACACAGGACGGTCTGTGGATGTGGACTCTGGAAGAGTTGTAGAGATTCCATTTATCCACACTGATCTGAAATAGAGAACATACTATTATTTCtatccaaaattaaaatttctgtacTATTCATATGGATGTCCAACACAAACAAGAACAAACAACTTATCAACATAATGGGTGGATAGGAAACAGTAGCCGAAAACAATCCTATCAAAATGAAAGCCTTTGGAGGTAACTCAGGGGAAACACAACAAGGAATGTTATTGGCACAGAACTTCAGTCTGTTAAAGCTGTTTCAATTTCCTGAAACAGCAACATATAATCATTACAAGGAAATTCTGAAAAGCGTATCTAATTAAATTATTCCTTGTTGTCaaagctctgttttttcttttcttgcaaaataGAGTTATTTGTTTAAGTTTATAGCCACAGAAACTAATTATCACAGAAGCTATATTTTGTAAAAACATACATGGTCTGGTCTCCCCTAGCTCAGATACACAGCGGAGAGAGCTACTGTCAGATATTTCAAAcacagcatgttttaaaaaaatcactcaacCACATAAGGGACACAGTTCCAAAAATAAAGTGCAGAAGGGAAATagataggcagaaaaaaaatccatagaacTATAATTAATCTTTTTAAAGTGAGAAACCCTTGCATAATCATTAATTTATGTCAGGGATCAGTTACAGAAGTGACAATTTGTTTATAACAGTACTACtttaacaggaaaataaagacaaaacaaaaaaggaaccAACACAGAATGGTAAGCTAATATTAATAAACACATTCTGTaactgaagaggaaggaaaactgaCATCTGATTTAGTGATGTGAAGTTAGAAGGCAGACGAGTGGAACAAAGGACAACCAAAGTGGCAAACTATCGTCTAtgaacatttttgctttatttaccCTTGCAGAGCTTCCCAAACTGTCTTCATCAGATTCATGTCTTCGGTTGTTGTTTGAATGGCCCTACGTTAATGTAAAGACTTGCATCATTTAATCTGCAGCAACTGACGTGTGTCAGTTATCTCTCTATAGACTATTCCTATCCAGCAAAATTAGTGACAATGACCAAAATAGTTTCCACTGGATCCTTTTCTCTCAGTGATATCGCAATTATAAAAAGTAACATACTGAAATGGTGAAGAATATGGCACACCCAAGGCTTCAATCCCGTAAACTGGATATCCCATGCTAAAAAACCTTGCTGCTTCAAAGGTGACAAAAGGATTGGTATCTTTGGAAGCAGTATGCTCTTTCCTATCTTCTAATTAAATATCCAGTTAAGATCTTCAGgtgaaaaagcatttatttaaaagtttgtatTTTAAATCAGCAATGAACTAACCCACAGGAATTCTAAATTTGCATATTATTAACTGACAACATTAAGTTCTGTGTATCTCAAGCCATATAAAGTCATAGAAATTACAGAGGGTAAAAGAGTCTAAAAGTAAATCATATTCATGGATTCTGTATAAAAAGAAGCTGGCTACATTTCTCAAATGCAAtacagaattcttaaaaaaacacaaacaacaataTGCAATCAAATGTCATGTTTGAAATTAAGCTCCTCGTTACAAATAGTCTCTTCCCTGTAAAAGTGTCACTGACATTCCCAAGACAAGTCATTTTACAACACGTGGGAATTTCTTTCCAACTGTTTCCTCTGTTTACAAAGTCTAGATCGAAAGGGATAAAAAATAAGATTCTTCGATGGAAACAGTTCAAGTATGAACACGCCCAACTCTGCTAAACCCAGAGTCAGGTTCTTACCCTCTCTCTATGATCCAGATCTTCTAGCTCACTTCTCTTTTCACTGGGATATCCACTATCTCCACCATTTTCAAAATCCTATAGAAGAACAAAACATCACAGCATTAGCACTACCCTTTGTAAGGATCTCAGCTTGACATTTCCCACACAGAAAACCTTCTGCTGGTTCAGTGAGATATGCTGGATGGATATACTGGATGAAAATGATTGTATGTTGTGCTACCTCTGACAGACAGAACAGACCCTGAAGGTGCTGTCCAAATCTGAGTTCTCTcttacatacattaaaaaaaaaataatcaaggactCACATACTTTATTAAACCAAGAGTCTACTTAATACAGTCTTCAGTGGTAGCCAGTTAAAATATAAAACAGTAACTGGCAGCCCCCGGTACTAAGGTCCTAGTGTTGGAAAATTCTCATTGCAAACTCATTGCAGTCTCCTCAGGTGAGATTCTCTTACATCCCACAGTACCAGTATTTGCAGAGACCTAATCAATGGAGATTCTGTTTAGCTTTCATACCACAGCAGTTGGCACTAGTGCCATAGACGCAACATGCAGGCAGGGGGAACAAACACAGACTTTAATTATCTGTTAAAATACATCAGATAcatttctggagggaaaaaaattcctggagggaaaaaaaaaatactattttaaaataaaatgttcttcctttactagaaacagaaaatgtatgcAGGTAAAGTGACCTGCAGCAATGACTGCAAGCAGAGCACCTTTACGTGCTTTAACTCAACAAAGCCTTCAGGCAGTCCTTTCAAGACATTCATTAAGGAACTGCAATCTCATTTTCTGTTAGAAAGACACTCACCCTTTGGTTATCAAGCTGATCATAGTCTCTGTGAACCAAGTTATCTACTTCATTGAACACAGGCCAatctaggaagaaaaatatttgcttcttaTTGTAAGGATAACATGCTTCAGGAGAAAGCTCTAGATACCACAATCTTACCACTTTTTTTCACAGAAGCATCTGTGCATTAATTAACTACATAGAAGtacttttagttttatttctgctCAAAGAGGAATGCTAGAGACAAGTATTCTGAACTAAATACAACATGCTGTTGTgtttaaaactaataaaataaaacaggtcAGGAACCCCCAAGGAAGTTACGTTTGAGGCTCACTCACTAAGCATGTCCATCTTTTGGCTGTGAGGGGTTGCTGAGGAAGGAGAGCAGGGTAGAGAGTCAAACGCTACATCGCTCATGCTTTCATCTCCAGAGTTTTCAGACAGGCGGAAGAGCAGAGGAGGCCGACTACCAGAGACTGTTCTCACCCGGCTGCTGCCACATTTTTCCTCTGTGCCACGGAGAATTGTTTGAGCAGATTCCTTGGCAAATTAACAAGAAAGTCCCATGAATAATGCTCCTCTGTATTCTAAGCATGCTCCATAAGCCAACATGAATGTTTATTAGTCCTCTAGAAAAGGGGGGGTATAAATACGCATATGTATATGTAACTATTGACTTTGAAAAGTTCTACACCCCAACAAAATATCAAGTCCCAGCATTGTTACAGTCAGAGAGAGTTCTGTTTAAGACCAAATTTCATTCAAAGTGTTTCAACAAGTCCCATTCCCACTAATATCAGTTGAAACTGAGATCAGTTAAAGAGGAGcagttctgttctttttttctccccaaatcaGCTTTGTAAGATACAAAACTTAATAATGATTTCAGCATTCAAAAATATACTTGATCCTAAATATACATGTGTTACAAGGTTCACTATTAAAGCTACAGTATTAATTCAGAGACAAGCATGGGTAAACCAGCTTTAAACTGCTGTATTTTAAACTGCAACATTAGTAATTAAGGTGGTTTTATTTGCTATGTAAATAGcctatttcagttttattt comes from Strix aluco isolate bStrAlu1 chromosome 15, bStrAlu1.hap1, whole genome shotgun sequence and encodes:
- the EEF2K gene encoding eukaryotic elongation factor 2 kinase isoform X1, yielding MADEDLIFRMEGIDNARSTTANSGNYLDADSDDEDNYFICPITDDPVSNKSASIKVDNYYSNLAKTEQYSSSSSPRNSFSFKNDTQHRSKHGSVVDHSRETWKHAIEKAKHMPDPWAEFHLEDFETEHATRYRYNAVTGDWVEDEVLIKMASQPFGRGAMRECFRTKKLSNFLHTQNWKGAYNYVAKQYIESVGRDVYFEDVRLQMEAKLWGEEYNRHKPPKQVDIVQTCIIEMKNRPGKPLFHLEHYIEGKYIKYNSNSGFVRDDNIRLTPQAFSHFTFERSGHQLIIVDIQGVGDLYTDPQIHTENGTDFGDGNLGVRGMALFFHSHFCNRICKSMGLAPFDLSSKEKDALDCNKKLLESAQTILRGTEEKCGSSRVRTVSGSRPPLLFRLSENSGDESMSDVAFDSLPCSPSSATPHSQKMDMLNWPVFNEVDNLVHRDYDQLDNQRDFENGGDSGYPSEKRSELEDLDHRERGHSNNNRRHESDEDSLGSSARISVDKWNLYNSSRVHIHRPSCVAQEIQRLNALELEKKIGKSVLGKVHLAMVRYHEAGRFCEKDKEWDQESALFHLEHAADCGELEAIVGLGLMCSQLPHHILSEVTLEDTKENRNKGFDYLLRAAEAGDRPSMILVARAYDTGVNLGSDRVQDWKEALYWYNAALNMTDYDEGGEYDGTQDEPRYLLLAREAEMLMVGGFHLNKDPQRSGELYTEAAEAAMEAMKGRLANQYYQKAEEAWAMMEE
- the EEF2K gene encoding eukaryotic elongation factor 2 kinase isoform X2; the protein is MADEDLIFRMEGIDNARSTTANSGNYLDADSDDEDNYFICPITDDPVSNKSASIKVDNYYSNLAKTEQYSSSSSPRNSFSFKETWKHAIEKAKHMPDPWAEFHLEDFETEHATRYRYNAVTGDWVEDEVLIKMASQPFGRGAMRECFRTKKLSNFLHTQNWKGAYNYVAKQYIESVGRDVYFEDVRLQMEAKLWGEEYNRHKPPKQVDIVQTCIIEMKNRPGKPLFHLEHYIEGKYIKYNSNSGFVRDDNIRLTPQAFSHFTFERSGHQLIIVDIQGVGDLYTDPQIHTENGTDFGDGNLGVRGMALFFHSHFCNRICKSMGLAPFDLSSKEKDALDCNKKLLESAQTILRGTEEKCGSSRVRTVSGSRPPLLFRLSENSGDESMSDVAFDSLPCSPSSATPHSQKMDMLNWPVFNEVDNLVHRDYDQLDNQRDFENGGDSGYPSEKRSELEDLDHRERGHSNNNRRHESDEDSLGSSARISVDKWNLYNSSRVHIHRPSCVAQEIQRLNALELEKKIGKSVLGKVHLAMVRYHEAGRFCEKDKEWDQESALFHLEHAADCGELEAIVGLGLMCSQLPHHILSEVTLEDTKENRNKGFDYLLRAAEAGDRPSMILVARAYDTGVNLGSDRVQDWKEALYWYNAALNMTDYDEGGEYDGTQDEPRYLLLAREAEMLMVGGFHLNKDPQRSGELYTEAAEAAMEAMKGRLANQYYQKAEEAWAMMEE
- the EEF2K gene encoding eukaryotic elongation factor 2 kinase isoform X3, translating into MADEDLIFRMEGIDNARSTTANSGNYLDADSDDEDNYFICPITDDPVSNKSASIKVDNYYSNLAKTEQYSSSSSPRNSFSFKNDTQHRSKHGSVVDHSRETWKHAIEKAKHMPDPWAEFHLEDFETEHATRYRYNAVTGDWVEDEVLIKMASQPFGRGAMRECFRTKKLSNFLHTQNWKGAYNYVAKQYIESVGRDVYFEDVRLQMEAKLWGEEYNRHKPPKQVDIVQTCIIEMKNRPGKPLFHLEHYIEGKYIKYNSNSGFVRDDNIRLTPQAFSHFTFERSGHQLIIVDIQGVGDLYTDPQIHTENGTDFGDGNLGVRGMALFFHSHFCNRICKSMGLAPFDLSSKEKDALDCNKKLLESAQTILRGTEEKCGSSRVRTVSGSRPPLLFRLSENSGDESMSDVAFDSLPCSPSSATPHSQKMDMLNWPVFNEVDNLVHRDYDQLDNQRDFENGGDSGYPSEKRSELEDLDHRERISVDKWNLYNSSRVHIHRPSCVAQEIQRLNALELEKKIGKSVLGKVHLAMVRYHEAGRFCEKDKEWDQESALFHLEHAADCGELEAIVGLGLMCSQLPHHILSEVTLEDTKENRNKGFDYLLRAAEAGDRPSMILVARAYDTGVNLGSDRVQDWKEALYWYNAALNMTDYDEGGEYDGTQDEPRYLLLAREAEMLMVGGFHLNKDPQRSGELYTEAAEAAMEAMKGRLANQYYQKAEEAWAMMEE